In Apium graveolens cultivar Ventura chromosome 10, ASM990537v1, whole genome shotgun sequence, the following are encoded in one genomic region:
- the LOC141691354 gene encoding uncharacterized protein LOC141691354, whose protein sequence is MVRGRLRVQDASDVGPDPPNGVNKGTNKKCPNYDSADYEHFSIKVYHSGDFNETKTMCYMTFYLINVYGYLPGLFKNTENAPVVLDDEEVKEGETKKLDKDDKDAAKGFKKGKKHVYSEYPTTNIGESGLKKDVGESGLKENVNSHDVGRSGVKKDQAVSEEAHLREYCRGDYTDNMESEVDRSDYENNPWEEEYDVGNKQDVVDSDGETNPEWKDDGSSSESLFNSDEERMVVSSCDEADPQFPEFNEFTDMDDPQFKLGLLFNSGQVFRAAVRKHAIIHQRGVRLKMNLSDKIKWIGMEDCEWKCYERQQQRSTTIQIKRQNDKHTCTPIWDQKQVNSTWLTSQYEEEIRMNPIWLVAAFQLKVINDLKCNVSHSMVYRALTKAMEAVTGKHEEEFGKVYDHGNDILKVMPTSTIKIITEPAEFGLVGMRFKRM, encoded by the exons ATGGTTAGAGGTCGATTACGAGTTCAAGATGCTTCTGATGTTGGCCCAGACCCTCCCAATGGTGTTAACAAAGGCACCAATAAAAAATGCCCTAATTATGATT CGGCTGATTATGAACACTTCTCAATTAAAGTATATCATTCGGGGGATTTTAATGAAACTAAGACAATG TGTTATATGACTTTTTATCTGATAAATGTATATGGCTATTTGCCGGGATTGTTCAAAAACACAGAGAATGCACCTGTGGTGTTGGATGATGAGGAAGTTAAAGAAGGTGAGACAAAGAAACTCGACAAAGATGACAAAGATGCAGCTAAAGGATTTAAGAAAGGTAAGAAACATGTCTATAgtgaataccctactactaatATTGGTGAAAGTGGTCTGAAAAAAGATGTTGGTGAAAGTGGTTTGAAAGAGAATGTAAATAGTCATGATGTTGGAAGAAGTGGTGTGAAAAAAGACCAAGCTGTTAGTGAGGAAGCACACTTGAGAGAATATTGCAGAGGGGATTATACTGATAATATGGAGAGTGAAGTAGACCGGTCTGATTATGAAAATAATCCATGGGAAGAAGAATATGATGTTGGTAATAAACAAGATGTTGTAGATAGTGATGGAGAAACAAATCCTGAATGGAAAGATGATGGTAGCAGTAGTGAGAGCTTATTTAATAGTGATGAAGAAAGAATGGTTGTTTCCTCATGTGATGAAGCTGATCCCCAATTTCCAGAATTTAATGAGTTTACAGACATGGATGATCCCCAATTCAAGTTAGGATTGTTATTTAACAGTGGTCAAGTATTCAGAGCAGCAGTAAGGAAGCATGCAATAATTCATCAAAGAGGTGTTAGATTGAAAATGAACTTGTCAGATAAGATTAAGTGGATAGGTATGGAAGATTGTGAGTGGAAATGCTATGAAAGACAACAACAACGATCAACTACAATTCAGATTAAAAGACAGAATGATAAGCATACATGTACTCCGATTTGGGATCAAAAGCAAGTAAATTCAACTTGGTTAACTAGTCAATATGAGGAAGAAATTAGGATGAATCCCATATGGCTAGTTGCAGCTTTTCAATTAAAAGTCATAAATGATTTGAAGTGTAATGTAAGTCATTCAATGGTGTATAGAGCTTTGACAAAGGCAATGGAGGCTGTCACTGGAAAACATGAGGAAGAATTTGGGAAGGTTTATGATCATGGCAATGACATACTCAAAGTCATGCCAACTTCAACTATTAAAATCATAACAGAACCAGCTGAATTTGGATTAGTTGGAATGAGATTTAAAAGAATGTAA
- the LOC141691355 gene encoding uncharacterized protein LOC141691355 translates to MHGCRPIIGLDGCHLKIPFGGILLTAVVTDPNDGIYPLAWAQVEGLVNAFKSMFPQSEHRFYSMHLSKNLANEYRAKDSEKIQKMEKRTGTWCPNAMKPLKKYILKASNEVQYGGTKYLVTMSVNGHEIVFDLEEKTRACRKWQLSEISCFHACACIFFKPENLENYLHDCYRRSNFLNVYSHFIEPVNGEQYWEETTQIARPLPPIKRTRPERPKKKRDTKNDEVKTRKRDPTILKRVGTSLRCS, encoded by the exons ATGCATGGATGCAGGCCAATCATTGGCCTAGATGGCTGCCATTTGAAGATACCATTTGGAGGGATACTACTAACTGCTGTTGTAACTGATCCTAATGATGGAATCTATCCACTTGCTTGGGCCCAGGTGGAG GGGTTGGTTAATGCATTTAAGAGCATGTTTCCACAGTCTGAGCACAGGTTTTATTCTATGCACCTGTCAAAAAACTTAGCCAATGAATATAGAG CTAAG GATTCAGAAAAGATACAGAAAATGGAAAAAAGAACTGGTACATGGTGTCCAAATGCAATGAAACCCCTCAAAAA GTATATATTAAAGGCATCAAATGAAGTCCAATACGGTGGCACCAAATACCTTGTTACAATGTCAGTAAATGGTCATGAAATTGTTTTTGACCTTGAAGAAAAGACCCGTGCATGTAGGAAGTGGCAATTAAGCGAGATTTCATGCTTCCACGCTTGTGCCTGTATCTTCTTCAAGCCTGAGAATCTAGAGAATTACCTTCATGACTGCTACAGAAGATCAAATTTTCTGAATGTTTACAGTCATTTCATTGAACCTGTGAATGGAGAACAATATTGGGAAGAAACAACTCAAATTGCCCGTCCCTTGCCTCCCATAAAAAGGACTCGGCCTGAAAGGCCCAAAAAGAAAAGAGATACAAAGAATGATGAGGTTAAAACAAGAAAAAGGGATCCCACCATTTTAAAGAGGGTAGGAACATCTCTTAGATGCTCTTAA